A genomic region of Metopolophium dirhodum isolate CAU chromosome 1, ASM1992520v1, whole genome shotgun sequence contains the following coding sequences:
- the LOC132941429 gene encoding 52 kDa repressor of the inhibitor of the protein kinase-like, giving the protein MAKYNSILCDETTDVSTLEQMTICVRYVDVTTWVIREDFLGFIEMVATTGTVIKNTIKQNLVSIGLNIENIRGQGYDGGSNMSGRINSVQALILNEQPLAFYTHCFNHSLNLCLSKACEVSAIRNMNGIISTISTFFSDSAIRDNKLKSIIKSDEKNIIKKNKLKTLCETRWVERHDALITFKELFLYIIEALDDYENNGRKSDSSSKAAMYGSAIRKSDFIVSLEVAVFIFSYTLNLSQILQSEQQDLSKALNYVVTVQESLEFIRKNVKNHFKNIFSEVLKIASKIDVDIKIRRYNE; this is encoded by the coding sequence ATGGCTAAATACAATTCTATACTTTGTGACGAAACAACTGATGTTTCCACACTAGAACAAATGACAATTTGCGTTCGTTATGTCGACGTAACGACTTGGGTTATTCGAGAAGATTTTCTAGGATTTATTGAGATGGTTGCAACTACTGGTacggtaattaaaaatactatcaaACAAAATCTAGTTTCTATaggtttaaatattgaaaatattcgaGGCCAAGGTTACGATGGTGGTAGTAACATGTCTGGACGAATAAATAGTGTTCAAGCTCTTATTCTGAATGAGCAACCTTTAGCTTTTTACACCCATTGTTTTAACCATTCTCTCAATTTGTGTTTATCCAAAGCATGCGAAGTATCCGCAATAAGAAATATGAATGGAATTATTTCTactatttcaacttttttttctgattcTGCAATACGTGACAATAAACTTAAATCTATAATTaagtcagatgaaaaaaatattataaaaaaaaataaactcaagACATTATGTGAGACTCGTTGGGTTGAGAGGCATGAtgcattaattacatttaaagaaTTGTTTTTGTACATCATAGAAGCTTTAGACGACTATGAAAATAATGGTAGAAAATCAGATTCATCAAGTAAAGCTGCGATGTATGGTAGTGCTATTAGAAAAAGCGATTTTATTGTTTCATTAGAAGtagcagtttttattttttcttatacattaaatttaagtcAAATTCTTCAAAGTGAACAACAAGACTTATCGAAAGCACTAAATTATGTTGTAACTGTACAAGAATCTTTAGAATTTAttcgtaaaaatgttaaaaatcatttcaaaaatatatttagtgaaGTACTTAAGATTGCTTCTAAAATAGACGTCGATATTAAAATACGTCGATATAATGAATAG